In Ascaphus truei isolate aAscTru1 chromosome 2, aAscTru1.hap1, whole genome shotgun sequence, the genomic stretch ggccgtgtcctctcggccaagcagctgtacccggttgcctgggtccgagaagagccagcaggccctgcggaagcctgggagtaaggaggcgagtgaaccggagtgccagtccgatggtactgggcaaggtagcgagaagttgcgggtcgtagccctgcGTATGCCGgcggtgtttccctatgcccaaccccaggccatagttaaaacccctgcccctttcactttttcctatgggtccccgtctagccaagggttgtctggggagtcccgagccacttctgaagaatggactgggggaaatctggactggggtgactgttttacctctgatgagggattggggaggaaaatggctatgcaaaggATGTTATACAGCCCTCAATATGACAATCGTGCTGTTGGGGTGGGATGTGATcctaagagccttgggtcaaattttgggtctccaggaacattgggagtttcatctggggatttgggtaatgttgctcatatggtgcctattgcccggagagccccctatgtgcccccactgtcaggaagagttattagggatcgccaaaattgggatcctggcgggttagacgagaagtggtgtagtcaagaggggatagtctacatctccaggagatgcctgagggaggtgtatgggcatgatcctctcagtccactagcatccaagccagagttatgggctgattgtgggtgtccagtatgtcacctagagtgttacagcgttgctgctctaaacccagtggaccatgctgtgcgcaagccaccttgagagggtatggtagtacctgAATGAATACTCCAGCATGGGGTAATCCTAGTTcttacacatctacgttaggatgtatatgttattgtgttatgaaaagatatgtactgtaatgtgttgttatgttttgcagtgctacctgaaggaaggttccgcaaatttagatcccagccgggtcgttggggttccaccagggggagaatgtagccaagtgtaagattggtgtacatatctctttctcatgctggcagtaaacctggtaagtatgcaggattgccagcaacaatcaatggaggtttgccctcaaaccctggtgaggtgtcatatgtccccaaaggaagtgacaacatgcattgtgcccacacttagtggtacagagcaggtttgttctctgggggggtgatataagacacagcactgcctaaagttagaagtcagtttcctgttgttgtgctgctctgttcactgagaggcacgtgaaggtctgcaacaatgttgcagtgtctcctgctagctgtgagtcagtgagcat encodes the following:
- the LOC142488615 gene encoding uncharacterized protein LOC142488615 encodes the protein MATSECEAPRRCSPAEMSLPPSCTTEDSSQPAVVMRQPADHTSEAEDKETFIPSAADPDVGPCALQRPVRPTTEEHIASQRSGEEPPKPPQAPVVAMAEKGLAQARTEQRAEPSLPAAEVVLEEEVPVGNPTQDGGESSEMAVSSRPSSCTRLPGSEKSQQALRKPGSKEASEPECQSDGTGQGSEKLRVVALRMPAVFPYAQPQAIVKTPAPFTFSYGSPSSQGLSGESRATSEEWTGGNLDWGDCFTSDEGLGRKMAMQRMLYSPQYDNRAVGVGCDPKSLGSNFGSPGTLGVSSGDLGNVAHMVPIARRAPYVPPLSGRVIRDRQNWDPGGLDEKWCSQEGIVYISRRCLREVYGHDPLSPLASKPELWADCGCPVCHLECYSVAALNPVDHAVRKPP